One genomic window of Deltaproteobacteria bacterium includes the following:
- a CDS encoding exo-alpha-sialidase, which produces MPRRIALAFVVAAVACSGDLPSLSTQQEDITVSKVVDVSQDELSENETPIAVNPTDPQNLITGANDWNYNDGCAMNASFDGGKSWTPALPNGYLPGVTKFTNDPAVPGTGMYDAGGDPQIAFGPDGTAYYVCQAFNFFPPFEIALLVSRSSDGGRTWLDGVSEKLAKVNAWQGNGKEKGSNGQFADHESIHVDTHPGSPYYGSVYVTWVQFNGNVHSPVYVSYSRDGARNFTAPIKVTSGNIRNNQDARMVSAPDGTLHLTFDNGLQGHKGLAFFTTRSTDGGNTWSDAVEFALLANPVCTFPPYCFNIAGLPFRSGGTYAAPAFDPVRNRLVAIWPDIVGQYAQIYMSWAPASDLSRWSTPVAIAPAAGDRFQNELTIAPNGRYDVSFYDRSYTKNAQVDVTYAQSLDAGVTWATRRVSQKSFDPGVWGVPSSNAQGFRPFIGDYNGQYSTNSSVGIAWTGVSAPAPLNLDIDFAAVTP; this is translated from the coding sequence ATGCCCCGCCGCATTGCGCTCGCGTTCGTCGTCGCCGCCGTGGCCTGCTCGGGAGACCTCCCGTCGCTCTCGACGCAGCAGGAGGACATCACCGTCTCGAAGGTCGTGGACGTCAGCCAGGACGAGCTGTCGGAGAACGAGACGCCCATCGCCGTCAATCCGACCGATCCGCAGAACCTCATCACCGGCGCGAACGATTGGAACTACAACGACGGCTGCGCGATGAACGCGAGCTTCGACGGCGGTAAGAGCTGGACGCCGGCGCTGCCCAACGGCTACTTGCCTGGGGTGACGAAGTTCACCAACGACCCCGCGGTGCCAGGAACGGGCATGTACGACGCGGGCGGAGACCCGCAGATCGCCTTTGGCCCCGACGGAACCGCCTACTACGTCTGCCAGGCCTTCAATTTCTTCCCGCCGTTTGAAATTGCGCTGCTCGTCTCGCGCTCCTCCGACGGCGGCAGGACTTGGCTGGACGGCGTCAGCGAGAAGCTCGCCAAGGTGAACGCCTGGCAGGGCAACGGCAAGGAGAAGGGCTCAAACGGTCAGTTCGCCGACCACGAGTCCATCCATGTGGATACGCATCCGGGCAGCCCGTACTACGGGTCGGTCTACGTGACCTGGGTGCAGTTCAACGGCAACGTGCACTCGCCGGTCTATGTCTCGTACTCGCGCGACGGCGCACGGAACTTCACTGCGCCGATCAAGGTGACCTCTGGCAACATCCGGAACAACCAGGATGCGCGCATGGTCTCCGCGCCCGATGGCACCCTCCATCTCACTTTCGACAACGGCCTGCAGGGCCACAAGGGACTCGCGTTCTTCACAACCAGGTCGACCGACGGAGGCAACACCTGGAGCGATGCGGTGGAATTCGCGCTCCTGGCGAATCCGGTCTGCACCTTCCCGCCGTACTGCTTCAACATCGCCGGGCTGCCCTTCCGGTCGGGCGGAACGTACGCGGCCCCCGCCTTCGATCCGGTGCGCAATCGACTGGTAGCGATCTGGCCCGACATCGTCGGACAGTACGCGCAGATCTACATGTCGTGGGCGCCGGCGAGCGATCTGAGCCGCTGGTCGACCCCGGTGGCCATCGCGCCAGCCGCGGGTGACAGATTCCAGAACGAGCTCACCATCGCCCCCAACGGCCGCTACGACGTGTCGTTCTACGACCGCAGCTACACGAAGAATGCGCAGGTGGACGTCACCTACGCGCAGAGCCTCGACGCCGGCGTCACGTGGGCGACGCGCAGGGTGTCTCAGAAGAGCTTCGATCCCGGGGTTTGGGGCGTGCCCAGCTCGAACGCGCAGGGTTTCCGGCCGTTCATCGGCGACTACAACGGGCAGTACTCGACGAACTCGTCCGTCGGCATCGCGTGGACCGGAGTGTCGGCGCCAGCGCCGCTGAACCTGGACATCGATTTCGCGGCGGTCACGCCTTGA
- a CDS encoding 2-dehydropantoate 2-reductase: protein MNVCVFGAGAIGGYVAAKLASAGEADVSCVARGPHLAAMKANGLTLRSGGETIVVRPRCTDDARELGAQDFVVIAVKAHSLPAAAPSIQHLIGKQTTLVPAINGVPWWYFYKSGGRYENTRLQSVDPDGKLWDLLPPPRVVGCIVYPATDLVAPGVIEHTYSNRFDLGEPDGSKSERAQVFSQLMIKAGLRAPVRPRIRENLWVKLWGNLSFNMICALTRSPLDAVIANPETRALARTMMVEAQGVAEKVGVKLPLDVDARIAGAAEVGSHKPSTLVDLERGRPMEIDALLGAVVEMARLTAVPVPTCESVLALVRQLARAAASPSA, encoded by the coding sequence ATGAACGTCTGCGTCTTTGGCGCCGGCGCCATCGGCGGCTACGTGGCGGCGAAGTTGGCGAGCGCCGGCGAGGCGGACGTGAGCTGCGTCGCACGCGGTCCGCATCTGGCGGCGATGAAGGCGAATGGGCTGACCCTCCGCAGCGGCGGCGAGACCATCGTCGTGCGACCGCGGTGCACCGACGACGCCCGCGAGCTCGGAGCGCAGGACTTCGTCGTCATCGCGGTGAAGGCGCACTCGCTGCCGGCGGCTGCGCCCTCGATCCAGCACCTGATCGGCAAGCAAACCACCTTGGTGCCGGCGATCAACGGCGTCCCCTGGTGGTACTTCTACAAATCGGGCGGGCGGTACGAGAACACGCGCCTGCAGAGCGTCGATCCGGACGGAAAGCTCTGGGACCTGTTGCCGCCGCCGCGCGTCGTCGGCTGCATCGTCTACCCTGCGACCGACCTGGTCGCGCCCGGCGTGATCGAGCACACCTATTCGAACCGATTCGATCTCGGCGAGCCCGACGGCTCGAAGAGCGAGCGGGCGCAGGTGTTCTCGCAGCTCATGATCAAGGCGGGTCTGCGGGCGCCGGTGCGGCCGCGCATTCGCGAGAACCTGTGGGTGAAGCTCTGGGGGAACCTCTCGTTCAACATGATCTGCGCGCTCACGCGGTCGCCGCTCGATGCCGTGATCGCCAACCCCGAGACCCGGGCGCTGGCGCGGACGATGATGGTGGAAGCGCAGGGCGTCGCCGAGAAGGTCGGCGTGAAGCTTCCGCTGGACGTCGACGCGCGGATCGCGGGGGCGGCGGAGGTCGGGTCTCACAAGCCGTCAACGCTGGTGGACCTGGAGCGCGGGCGGCCCATGGAGATCGACGCCCTCTTGGGGGCGGTAGTCGAGATGGCGCGCCTGACCGCAGTCCCGGTGCCGACGTGCGAGTCGGTGCTCGCGCTCGTGCGCCAGCTTGCGCGCGCCGCAGCGTCGCCGTCGGCGTGA
- a CDS encoding AMP-dependent synthetase: protein MQDPDAILTQLSRGAAGSSAISAPDSSKPLTWHALRELAARTIDAVNAMGIGRGDRVAMVLRNGPEMAAAFPCLATGVATAPLNPGYREDELDFYLGDLSPKALVVEAGVDSPARKVAAKLSIPVVELHPEPAKGAGAFRLEAPPTLRGKAKSPGTGKGEDIALLLHTSGTTARPKLVPLTQSNLSASARHIAAALALTPDDTCLQIMPLFHIHGLVAGVLSSLSAGAQVFVTPGFNALRFFHWVEEIHPTWTTGVPTMHRAILGRAERNKEILARRRLRLLRSSSASLRPRLMAELEAAFQAPVIEAYGMTEASHQMASNPLPPRPRKPGSVGIAAGPEVGIMDDAGTLLPQGAGGEIVVRGPNVTRGYVNNPEANAKAFVNGWFRTGDQGSLDEDGYLRIIGRLKEMINRGGEKVSPLEVDVVLMDHPSVQLALTFGMPQENLGEEVAAAVVLKEGKTATERELREFAGKHLAHYKVPHKIVFVTELPRGPTGKLQRIGLAAKLGLDK from the coding sequence GTGCAGGATCCCGACGCCATTCTGACGCAGCTCTCGCGGGGCGCCGCCGGATCGAGCGCCATCAGCGCGCCCGATTCTTCGAAGCCGCTGACCTGGCACGCCTTGCGCGAGCTGGCGGCGCGCACCATCGACGCCGTCAACGCGATGGGAATCGGACGCGGCGACCGCGTCGCGATGGTCCTGCGCAACGGGCCGGAAATGGCCGCTGCCTTCCCGTGCCTCGCCACGGGAGTCGCGACGGCGCCGTTGAATCCCGGCTACCGCGAGGACGAGCTCGACTTCTACCTGGGCGACCTGAGCCCGAAGGCCCTCGTGGTCGAGGCCGGCGTGGACTCGCCAGCGCGAAAGGTGGCGGCGAAGCTCTCCATCCCCGTCGTCGAGCTGCATCCGGAGCCTGCAAAGGGCGCGGGGGCCTTCCGGCTGGAGGCTCCCCCGACGTTGCGTGGAAAGGCGAAGTCGCCGGGCACCGGGAAGGGTGAGGACATCGCGCTTTTGCTGCACACCAGCGGAACCACAGCTCGCCCGAAGCTCGTCCCGCTCACGCAGTCGAATTTGAGCGCCTCGGCGAGGCACATCGCCGCCGCGCTCGCGCTGACGCCGGACGACACTTGCCTGCAGATCATGCCGCTCTTCCACATCCACGGGCTGGTGGCGGGTGTGCTGTCGTCGCTCTCCGCGGGAGCGCAGGTGTTCGTGACCCCGGGGTTCAATGCGCTGCGTTTCTTCCACTGGGTCGAGGAGATTCACCCCACCTGGACCACTGGCGTTCCCACCATGCATCGCGCGATCCTCGGCCGCGCCGAGCGGAACAAGGAGATCCTCGCTCGCCGGCGGCTGCGGTTGCTCCGCTCGTCGTCGGCCTCGCTGCGCCCTCGCCTGATGGCGGAGCTGGAGGCGGCGTTCCAGGCGCCGGTGATCGAGGCGTATGGAATGACCGAGGCGTCTCACCAGATGGCCTCCAATCCACTGCCTCCGCGGCCGCGCAAGCCCGGCTCGGTCGGCATTGCCGCCGGCCCGGAGGTCGGCATCATGGACGATGCCGGCACGTTGCTTCCCCAGGGCGCGGGCGGCGAGATCGTGGTGCGCGGTCCCAACGTCACCCGCGGCTACGTCAACAACCCGGAAGCGAACGCCAAGGCATTCGTCAACGGCTGGTTCCGCACGGGCGACCAAGGCTCGCTCGACGAGGACGGGTATCTGCGGATCATCGGTCGCCTGAAGGAGATGATCAACCGCGGAGGCGAGAAGGTTTCGCCGCTGGAGGTCGACGTCGTGCTGATGGACCATCCCTCGGTCCAACTCGCGCTCACGTTCGGGATGCCGCAGGAGAACCTGGGCGAGGAAGTGGCGGCCGCGGTGGTGCTGAAGGAAGGGAAGACGGCCACCGAGCGTGAGCTGCGGGAATTCGCCGGAAAGCACCTCGCCCATTACAAGGTGCCGCACAAGATCGTCTTCGTCACCGAGCTGCCGCGCGGACCGACGGGAAAGCTGCAGCGGATCGGGCTGGCGGCAAAGCTGGGGCTCGACAAATGA
- a CDS encoding enoyl-CoA hydratase/isomerase family protein — MIDSVQFEQRRRLGVATLNRPKALNALTLEMVRSLDRQIAAWESDRSVHAVMLRGEGRAFCAGGDVRAVHASRHHPPGPGDYKTELFREEFHLMRRIHRFRKPWVALTHGITMGGGAGLSVNGSHCVASETTVFAMPEVFIGSFPDVAATRFLGRTPGKIGLFLSLTGARADAADAMSLGLARHFVPQARFAGLAEALATESADVGAVVARFAADPGRSRLAALRPAIDRCFRHDTVEAIVSALRSEDSQWAKDALSAMDRASPLSLKLALRVNQEGSALEIEDALTLEYRAMMHVIAGPDFYEGVRAVLIDKDQKPRWRHSSLADVSEAEVESHFENLGDRELRFEVDGSGEPMHAGEARP; from the coding sequence ATGATCGACAGCGTCCAGTTCGAACAGCGGCGCCGGCTCGGCGTCGCCACGCTGAACCGGCCGAAAGCGCTCAACGCGCTGACGCTGGAGATGGTCCGTTCGCTCGATCGGCAAATCGCCGCCTGGGAGTCGGATCGCTCCGTGCACGCGGTGATGCTGCGCGGCGAAGGACGCGCGTTCTGCGCCGGCGGCGACGTGCGCGCCGTGCACGCCTCACGCCATCATCCGCCTGGGCCCGGCGACTACAAGACGGAGCTTTTCCGCGAAGAGTTTCACCTGATGCGGCGCATCCACCGCTTCCGCAAACCATGGGTTGCGCTGACGCACGGAATCACCATGGGCGGCGGAGCGGGTCTCTCGGTGAACGGCTCACACTGCGTCGCCTCGGAGACCACCGTATTCGCCATGCCGGAGGTCTTCATCGGGTCGTTTCCGGACGTCGCTGCCACCCGGTTCCTCGGCCGTACGCCCGGAAAGATCGGTCTCTTTCTCTCGCTCACCGGCGCGCGCGCGGATGCCGCGGACGCGATGTCCCTTGGGCTGGCGCGGCATTTCGTGCCGCAAGCGCGGTTCGCCGGGCTCGCCGAGGCGTTGGCGACTGAGTCGGCGGACGTCGGCGCCGTGGTGGCGCGATTCGCCGCCGATCCGGGAAGATCGAGGCTGGCGGCGCTGCGGCCGGCGATCGATCGCTGCTTCCGGCACGACACGGTCGAGGCGATCGTCTCCGCGCTGCGGAGCGAGGATTCGCAGTGGGCAAAGGACGCGCTCTCGGCGATGGATCGCGCCTCGCCGCTCAGCCTCAAGCTCGCATTGCGCGTCAATCAGGAGGGCTCGGCTCTCGAGATCGAAGACGCGTTGACGCTCGAGTACCGCGCGATGATGCACGTGATCGCCGGCCCGGACTTCTACGAAGGCGTGCGCGCCGTCTTGATCGACAAGGACCAGAAGCCCAGGTGGCGGCATTCGTCGCTCGCCGACGTCAGCGAGGCGGAAGTCGAGAGCCATTTCGAGAACCTCGGCGATCGCGAGTTGCGCTTCGAGGTGGACGGATCCGGCGAACCGATGCACGCTGGGGAGGCGCGTCCGTGA
- a CDS encoding alpha/beta fold hydrolase has product MAGTQESSPGLLDRFSTMVDNLVKVTTTKAPIGQTPRQAIWTLNKATLYRYTPVKPAEERHRIPLLLIFALMNRSSILDLRPGNSFVEYMLNKGYDLYLLDWGVPGPEDAEMNLGDYALEYIPRAVRKLKAVSGSETFNLLGWCIGAMLSTLYASLRGNVEGLKSLILLTAPLDFTDREQISLARMTEERYFDVDRVLQAFGNMPAGLIDYGAKMLKPVENFVGGYVRLLDNLDNPKVVESWHAMNTWVNDAIPLAGGAYRQFIVDFYRGNKLMNGTLTIRGEKVDLNDLRANLLNVIAVDDHITPPCQSARLLDKVGSLDKTELKVPGGHIGVMAGSGASKGTWPKVESWIAARSD; this is encoded by the coding sequence TTGGCCGGCACGCAAGAAAGCTCGCCGGGTCTCCTCGATCGGTTTTCCACGATGGTCGATAACCTGGTCAAAGTCACCACGACCAAAGCACCCATCGGCCAGACCCCGCGCCAGGCCATCTGGACGCTGAACAAAGCGACGCTCTACCGGTACACGCCTGTGAAGCCGGCGGAGGAGCGCCACCGCATCCCTCTGCTCCTGATCTTCGCCTTGATGAACCGCTCGTCGATCCTCGACCTGCGCCCGGGAAACAGCTTCGTCGAGTACATGCTGAACAAGGGATACGACCTCTACCTGCTCGACTGGGGCGTCCCGGGTCCCGAAGACGCGGAGATGAACCTCGGCGACTACGCCCTGGAGTACATCCCCCGCGCGGTGCGCAAGCTGAAGGCGGTTTCCGGCTCGGAAACGTTCAACCTGCTTGGCTGGTGCATCGGAGCGATGCTCTCCACGCTCTATGCGTCGCTGCGCGGGAACGTAGAGGGGCTGAAGAGCCTGATCCTGCTGACCGCGCCGCTGGACTTCACCGACAGGGAGCAGATCTCGCTCGCGAGGATGACCGAGGAGCGGTACTTCGACGTCGATCGCGTGTTGCAGGCGTTCGGGAACATGCCCGCCGGCCTGATCGATTACGGCGCCAAGATGCTGAAGCCGGTGGAGAACTTCGTCGGCGGCTACGTGCGGCTGCTGGACAACCTCGACAACCCGAAGGTGGTCGAGTCCTGGCACGCCATGAACACCTGGGTGAACGACGCCATCCCGCTCGCGGGCGGCGCCTACCGCCAGTTCATCGTCGACTTCTATCGCGGCAACAAGCTGATGAACGGTACGCTCACCATCCGCGGCGAGAAGGTCGATCTGAACGACCTGCGGGCGAACCTCCTCAACGTCATCGCCGTCGACGACCACATCACGCCGCCATGCCAGTCTGCGCGGCTGCTCGACAAGGTGGGGAGCCTGGACAAGACGGAGCTGAAGGTCCCGGGTGGTCACATCGGCGTGATGGCCGGCAGCGGGGCGTCGAAGGGGACGTGGCCCAAGGTCGAATCGTGGATTGCAGCACGGTCCGACTGA